The genomic stretch CTCAGTATATATTCCGATCACCTCAAAACATCCGGACTCACTCTTAATTGTCCCCAAGGAAAAGTGAGCCCAATAGAAATGGGCTTATTTATCAAGACCCAAGTGGACTATATTTTGGGGTCAAATCCGATGGGCTTGAGCTATTTAGTTGGGTTCGGGCCCAAATATCCACAAAGAGTCCACCATAGGGGAGCTTCATTGCCATCgtataaaataaaaaaaggttttATTGGGTGTACCGAAGGGTATGATAATTGGTACGGGTATCCGAAACCAAGCCCGAATGTTTTAATCGGGGCACTTGTTGGCGGACCCGATGAATATGATCATTTTATTGATAGGACGAGTAATTATGCTCAAACTGAAGCTTGTACGTATAATACTGCTCCCTTGGTTGGAATTCTAGCTAAATTTTGTAGCATCAAGGATTTTTCTACTTGATGTAAGACGTACTTGGCTATTTTTGCCTTTTTGGATAGGTAATAGGATGAGGAAATGGGAAAATTAAGAATATTTATCGGGAAAACTTATCCAATTTATCCGAAAATATGATATTTTGTTTGTTAGAATTGTTCAAGTTGATGTTCACAAATAACATTTGTGATTGATATTGTATGTCTTAAGAGAGATTAAATTACCTTATTCAGAATTGAAAATAATGTTTCTATTTTATTTAGAGACCGTTTGCCCTTGTGTAACAAAATTCGAGGTATGCAAATGTGATAATTGAAAAATATACATCATCTAGTGTATAACTCATGATACATTTAAAGAAAACATAAATTATCTCCAATTCAATCCAATCTATCCATTTACTTTTCAAAGCTATTTTCACTATTACGATCAACTTAGAATACGACTTTATTATGGAATATACTATTGTTAAGATTAATAACACTTTTTTATGCAATACTTCACATCCTTCTTGAATTtctacatggtatcagagcacttTATTGATCAAATACCTATATAACATGACAACACAATTATTTCAATAATAAACTATCGTCCTCTTATAATCTTAtcaataaatgaaaaaaaaaataaaggtaCACTAAATTAGATCAGGATTGAAGAAAACACAAGTTAGTTCATCTTAATTCATCTCATAAAAATATTAGAATTTGGTGAGGAATATATATACTCCCTGTGTTCTAGTGAGAagttatttgtttttattttggggTGTATCAGACGATAGTTCATTTTTGATAACATTTTGTGGGACATTCTCATGTGCAGGTGGATTATGTATTTTATGTGGTTCAAAATCATCCGTCTAGGCTTCCTTGTTTTTATGCCAAAGTAATACTAGCAGATAAAACTATCGGTCGAGATGAGGGAGTATCTTATTATTTGCAATTTGAGTTCATAGTCTAAGTCTCTTTTTGGAATTGTTTAGAGAAAATATCCCATCATGTCACCCAATCATTTGTAATCCTTAGCTTCTACTTCACTCAATAACTTGTTTGTTCAAATTAGCATAAAAAAATGTACAACCTCTTATAAATTGCATGCTGAAAACgcctaaataaattaaacatggattAACTATTAGGATTGGTGTAGTAGGCTACTTTAATGGagttatattgtatatacttcCTACTTTGCACTCGTTTAAATTAACACTCAAAAAAcaaaatttgttttattttgtccctAAAGTTCAACACTTGAATACTTTTTTACCTACTAGGAATAATATATACTCCATATATTAAAAAGAATTAAAGCACTAATATATTAGTCAATCAAAGGCATGTCAATCAATCAAACTAAAAAATAATATATTCCCTCTGTCTCGTTTATTTGTATACCTATTTCATTTTGGAGTTTCTCATTTATTAGTCGATCAAAGGTATGGCAATGGCGGCCGCTTCATTAGTGTTTAAGACAACCGACACACATTACCCTAATATTCTCTTGGACCATGCTCAACAAGTAAGCATATAATTTACTAATTATAAATCTCAAGTATGTACTAGTACTAGCTGTCTTTTCCTTATAATTTTTTTGTTGtcgcaatcatttgtttacctttgatccAAATATCATTCATAAATGAATATGAAAGATAAATaatgattgagacggaaaaaGTAATTTATTACTTTGTTGTGAAGTAAGTATATAAACAAATCTTAcaagataaaaatataaaattgtCAATCTAGCTAGAAGTATAATGTTCATTTTGTATGTTAGAAGTGTTATTGCATTGTTGACGTACCTGCCTGTATAAATGAGACTGTCTTACACGAGAATAATTTTTGATTATCGCTTGTACAGTTGTTCGAGTTTGCTGACAAATATAGAGGAAAATACGACGAAAGTGTAGAAGAGGTGAAAGGTTACTACCCTTCAGAAAGTGGGTATGAAGATGAACTTTTATGGGCAAGTTTGTGGCTTTACAAAGCTACAAAGAAAGAGAGGTACTTAGAGTATGTGATTGGGAATGCCATTTCATTTAGGGGAGTTACTTGGGGTGTCAATGAATTCAGTTGGGATATCAAATTTGCTGGTGTTCAAATCCTTGCTTCCATGGTAATCTATATATACTCCTATTGTAttcttaccatttttctcattggTATCATTAATACATAGTCCTAAATGATATTATGACCAGACATCAACGTCACCGGGTGATATTGAGTTTCAGTATCAccttttcacatgtaaataaaatgTGGACTATACATATTTCGCTCTTTGCTGTGTGGCCGTGTGGGTCTATATTGTGTCTGAGAGAATGATAATTAAACTCAATATCAATCTGCTAACGCTATATCATTATCCATTATTAATATCAATATTGTGGTGTGCGAAATCCTGTTACCTGGCGTCGCTGTCTAATTATATGTTCTTCTAAACATTTGGCAGCTATTGATCGACGAAAAGAGAAACAACTACCACAGATACATACTAGACAAATACAGACTGAAAGCAGAACACTACATTTGTGGATGTCTTAACAAAAACACAGCCGAAAACATGAATCGAACACAAGGAGGTTTATTCTACACTCGAGAGTGGAACAACATGCAACACGTCTCAAACGCCGCGTTTCTCCTTACTATATATTCCGATCACCTCAAAACATCTGGACTTACCCTGAATTGTCCAAAAGGACAAGTAACCCCAAAAGAAATAATCTCACTTGCAAAGTCACAAGTAGACTATATCTTAGGCTCGAACCCGATGCGACTAAGCTATttggtcgggttcgggtcgagATATCTACAAAGGGTTCACCATAGAGGAGCTTCATTGCCATCATATAGAAGGAAAAGAAGGTTTATTGGATGTATGGAAGGGTACACTAATTGGTATAGACATAGTAATCCAAATGTGAATGTTTTAATTGGTGCACTTGTTGGTGGACCGGATGAAAATGACCGGTTTATTGATAAAAGAAGTAACTATGCTCAAACTGAAGCTTGTACGTACAATACGGCTCCTTTGGTTGGGGTTTTTGCTAGGTTGTTTAAGTTGGAGAGGAGTAGTTGTCCTAATTGTTAAACTCCGGTTAATACTTTTTCCGTTGTAATCATTTATTTAAACTTAATTAAAATATCGTAAATAATTGAGCGAGAAACGATGTTTATTACGAGTATTACAATTCATATAAGCTATTAGAGAAAGGGGAACTATGAGCTTAATAGGATTAAGTACGTAACAAGGGACTATAAAAACTCCGTAGTACTACCAAATCCAGCAACAAGATGTTTGCGACTTTGTGCCAGATAAATCATCATGTCCATAATCTGCACTGCCCGAAGTATGATACTTACGCGTGTCAAGCGAATAGAAGACGATCTCATTACCCTTACGCCGTGGCAAATATATTCGATTTGCCATCTCGCTCTTTTCTGCCTTAAGGGAATATGACGATGTAGTACTCAAAAACAAGATGTAGTCTCCCAATGTATCTAATTCAATCCAACACTTGTTTGAAATGTCGAACTTAAACATTTCAAGACATCTTCCGGTTGCTTTGATAAAAACCGAAACAAGTTCCCCATCGAGCTCAACTAAATAACACGAGTCAAACAATGTATCTCTATCTTCGGTAAATGGATATTTGTAAACATTCCAGCTTATTTCTCCTTGAATACTTCTAAATTCCCCTAAGCATCCTTCCTTACCAAGAAAATAAAATGCGTTATTATGATACTTGGGTCCGGTTTTATAATTAGGTTGAAAGGCGATATCTTCCTCGGGGTTAAACTCCGTATCATAGAACTTCCACTCCCCATTTGGAGACTCAGAGTAATCAAAGCACGGTGTTGAGAGCCCACAAAGTCCAACAGTTAAACAATTAGAAGAAGTAGGACAAGTTGAAAATCCAAAACGCGGAGAACCCAATATATGAGGGGGGTATTTCCAACTCTCCGGCGTAAAAGTGAAAGGATACATGTACCTTAGGGATCTTCCTCCAAAACGTACGAGTAGCCAACCATCCTTGTAGTGCTCGATGGATGAGAGAACATTAGACGAGATGTGAGGGATAGTAATTAGCCGCGAAATGTTTTCAAATGGATCTAATAATTCATATGTCCCATTGCTATCCTTAGGAAACAAAAACAGAGGGTAACGGCAATAATCTCGCCATTGGGATATCGGGTTTACCTCGTGAAATCTCTTACAAGTAAGACGGAAATTCATGTAATCGAACAAATTCATACGCTTTGTAATTGATTGTAAGATATCAAGAGGAAGTTCAGATAACAAGGTTCCTGATGGCGGCTCTTGGGTATCTGTATCTTCCACCCGCTCTTGAAACTCTAgatttattatgttttgaatttgcTCTTCTTGTTCTTCTTTGATCAGTTCGTACACTTCCTGTTTTCTCAATAACCTGCCAATTTTACGGTAGAAAGAGacatacataatttttttttttttccagaaggGATATTCTCTCGCGTACCCTGAAGTTTTATCCCTTGTCTttcacaaaaaaactttgaccgataATAATTCTTTGTTACGAGGTCCGAAagcggtaattttttttttcaaaccaattatctcgtcaaggctttaaatttgaaaaaaaaaaattcgccgCTTTTTAAACTCGTAGCTAGTAATTATGGTTGGTCAAagcttttttaacgaataaactttgaccgaccataattcccgactacgagttgaggCGTCGGTGAATTATTTTTCAAACTGAAcacctcttaaagacggtcaatttaaaaaaaaaaaaattatcatatCCTGAACTTATCGTTAAGAGTTTTTGACGTTAAAGTTGAGggatacacgagagaatatccctaatAGATTTAATTTGCACGTAAACAAAAATAAGACGACATTACCCTTGATGATCCCGGGTCGTAAACCAAGTAGGGCCGTAGTAAGATGCGAGAAAGGAGGGATGAGGCAACAAAATAGTACAACTATGATCATCTAGATTGTATGAATATACTTTATCATCGTCCGTCAAAGCCAAGTATATGCAATTCTCTTCGATGAATGCTTCTCCCGGCCGTGATGGAGTAGCCCAGCACCAGGTGCAACTAGTGCCTAGTAAAAAAGCGCGATTCCTCAAAGACTTAACTTCAATCCAATCCATATTGGTGAAATCGAAACTCCAAATCCAGACCTTAATGATATCAAGGATTATGTTATTATTAGCATTATTATCATCAGACACGGCCGTTATATAAATATAATACAAGTCCCTATCAGATTCAACCATATAATAAAAGACTTTACTAAGCATGAAGCCGAGACCGAGATTTGTATCTGGTCTTTTTATATTTACAGGTTGTTCTATGGTCAAAGAACAAGAACTACCGTTGTTTGCCTTCTTAACGCACACAAGCTTCTCAACCATGTTACCATTAGCATTAGGAGAAACAGCAAAGGCGAGGCCGTATATAATGCCTTCAACTACAGCAGCTGTATTTATTCTTAAAATTGTACCGTCTAGCTCAATGCATTGCTTGACCCAACTAAAATCATGGCTTGTTGTAGGCGTACACGAAAACATTATGCCACAGTTGAAAAATAACACTAGCACACATGTTTCGGGATTATTAAAAAGGTCAAGGGACCATGTCAAGAGGCAAAGTGCGGGTTTTATATCGTCTTCTAGTGGTAATTCAGGGAGTTGTAAAAATTGGGACGTGACAGGATTCCAAAGAGAGTAGATAGTGCAGTTTTCGCGGTCTCTCAAGACCAACCAACCTTGATGTGCAGCCAGGATAATATTTCGGTCCAACTCCGGGATTGTCTTGATGTAGAAATTAATGTTGGTTCTGAATATTTGTTTCTCAAGTTTATTACACTTCTGATTGTCATGTGTTGCGATTAGCCATGGTTCTTCTGCGAACGGCGGCAGCTTGTATTTGTCGTCCTGACTTTCCTCTACTATAAATCTTGGCAACATTCTAAAACAATCCGCTACTAATGGCAGTTCATGTATGTCTTCATGAATTCCTTCCATTGATTTTCctgattttttcttctttttttttttttttttttttaaaagtaacTTTTATGGAGATCAAAACAAGTTTATATGGTCGTCAGATTAGTATATATATAGATTGTATTTGTGACAGATTTGGTAACAATTCCAAACTATCTCGGATTAGGAAATTGCGATGCTATATTTCTTTTTTTCATCATCATGTCGGGTATAGACTTCTATGAATATGttttacacaaaatctcattgaagacggcgatatccgtcacaagcttcgacggatatcatttcctctcacaaaatacccatgagaggtgagtggggaagcacatgggatgccccaccttatcccctctcTCTTTTCGTCACAAGCAAGAtgctttggttttttttttatggcATGCACACTTTATGTTTCATAGTATGCACgtgaaaaatattaatattaGCAAAAATTTGAACGGTACCTCTTAATTGTGTCAAATAATATTTTTGAAGTTTTATTTTTGTGCCTATAGTACCCTTAACATAACCGTCGTTAAAACGTCGAGATATTGACTTTTTTTTTGCCAGAAGTGGATTATTGGTAATCTTTTGCAAAAAGAAGAAATAAAAGGTAATGGAAATACAAATCCCCTATAAACTTTCATTAAAATACTTATTTCATGactttttacaattttaatttttattgctcaaactaaaataaagtggtgagaaatataaaaaataagtgaattatcaatttaaaatccataaataatatggagtacactaaaaagtaaaattttattaatatatattGCACCTGATCTAAACtagtaataaaataaaaggtaaaGGTTCATGTATGTCTTCATGAATTTCCTCCATAGTTGATCTCGACATTATTGTAACACAAtgacaattattattattattattattattattattattattattattattatcctctAATTTTATTGTGGTCGTTAGATTAGTATACTCCGTAtatactaggtttggtgcccgacTTTGCCCATACTACGTTTTTTTACCGTtaatattttcaattaaataaacTATGTTAAAgtatgttggagttgtctaactcacacaTTTACCAttagtaatatatttttctatagcatatcttgtaattatgatgaaatgtaaaatttattttcaaattatgagacatgTTCACtgtcccgctattaatattattactttcacaacattctttgttaatatcattacgttcactactcccgtggttactattgtttcttttactaattcctctatttattttttctgttaaattcattattctcgttaattttatccggcctatatttaaataaataaaatattttcttgagtcgattggttatttaattgttcatactttttctcactgttaccactgttactttcactacattcgttGTTACATTCACTGCTCCTATTGTCATTATTATAAGTGTCACTACTCTCACATTAATACCGTTAAATTTTATTAGTCTTGTTGCTACTATTATTCTTTTACtacttttaatttaatttataattctatgatgatactagTTAATTTCATAAGTATTAttcatcaaggcatctttatattatacttttaaccaaaactatatactccctccaatttggAATAACTGTCTCATAtggacaatggcacgaaaattaaggaatgtagttaaataatgaaaattattgtataggggtaagaatataggAGAGTTAAATAATGAAGAGTTTACTAATAGGATGGGTTAGAGGTGGTTGAGGtcgtaaataaagaaaagagtcaAGGGTAGAAAAGTCATTAAACCTGTCCAAATATGGTAAATGGAACAGTTAtatgaatagacggaaatggcaaatgggacaATTATTCCGAATAGAAGGGACTAATATTTACATTGAGTCGTTCCCTTTATCGGGTTCATCACACGGTTCTATCAATATAAAACTATTTAGTATAATTAACTtgtataaatttctttaattacattaaagttcTTTAATTTCTGTAATTAATATATAGCATTGATAATTGGATTTGTGACAGATTTGGTACGTAACAACTCCAAGCTATCTTGAATTAGGAAATAGCATGCCTACTTTAGGTTTTTTTAGTATGCAAGTGACGAATATTAATTGGGTTTTTCTAACCCTAATTAATATTAGGAAATCTGACAAGGAAACGGTATATTAGAATATATTTTATAGAATATTATGGTGTATTAGAATATATCGTATAGaatagagtaaattatcaattttaCCAACGCTTAATTCCGTTTTTTACCCTTACTCCcacgtcattttttttttaatttacacCCAAATTATTAGTCCAGGTTATATTTTGCACCCAACACCATTTTCAGGCGAAAAAAATAATGAAATGACGATTTTGCCCCCGCGTCTATTACTGAGTTTTGTGTGTTACTTTCCCCCTATTTCATCTCTTCAACCTCAATTTCCCTCAAAAAAATTCCCACATAAAAATTCCCCAAATTTACTCAAAGAATAAATTTGATGAGGGGAAGGAGATGTCTCTGCACAAATTTACTCAAAGAATAAATTTACTCAAGCTCCTTTAAACAATTTATATCACAAATTACATATTGAAAAAGTAGTATTAGTGTGCTGCCTCTGCACCTCCTATTGGCGTCGAAGGAGATGTCTATCAAAAATTGTGCTACAGCCGGATGACGATCCCTTTACAGGCAGGCAGGCCCGAACTTAGGGGTAGTTTGGAGGGGCAAATGCCTAGGGCCCAAGTATGTAAGGGGGCCAATCTTGGAATTTAGaataaataaatataactatCTAACATAGACAATAAGTTTCAATATCTGAGTTGACAAAGATTTGTAGACATTAGTGCTATCTAAATGGTCCTAGGTTCGATTCTTACTACATACTTGAAGCTTGAATAAATTTTTTTATGCATTGATTTGAGCCTCAACCCGTAATTTTTATCCTATTTCGctattgttatgaaatattattatattcCGCTTTTTTATGCATTGATTTGAGCCTCAACCCGTAATTTTTATCCTATTTCGctattgttatgaaatattattatattcCGCTTTTTAAGGTACGTTTTTTTTATACTCGATGTATACTGTTTACGTTTATTGAAATATACTCAACATGATCGACCATTATCAATTTTGTCCTACAAGGATAAGGTCCAAGGTTTTGGGACATCATTCTCTGCGAATGAAGTATCCATGGATGATTTGGATATGGACTCAGAGGATGATGTAGAGGATAGCGGTGATGATGAAGATCATCTGTGCCCTCGGATATGCCTTACCAAGATGGAAAAGGCCATCTTTCGAAAGCCTTGGAGACACTCTCTTATTATTAAAATGTTCGACAAGAACATTGGTTATCTAGCATTAATAAGAAAGTTATAGGCAAAGTAGTCAATTAAGGGCAAATTAACCCTGACTGATCTTACTAACTCATATTATGTTGCTCGTTTTTCATCAAAAGAGGACTATGAATTCGTCATTACTCAAGGGCCGTGGATGATTGATGATCATTATTTAACTATTAGGAAATGGGTGCCTAATTTTGTACCATCCGAAAACCGAATCAAGTATTTGACAGCGTGGGTTCGAATACCAAATCTTCATGTCGAATACTTTAATGAGACCTTTCTGATGAAGATTGGGTCTAAGATAGGTAAGGTTGTCAGAATTGACAAAAATACTGCTGCAGCTGAACGTGGTCAATTCACTCGTATGAGTGTCGAGGTAGACATATCAATGCCACTACTGTCGAAATTTCGGTCATATGGGAAGGTGTACACAATCCAGTACGAAGGCTTGAAGATGATATGCTTTAAGTGCGGGAGGATGGGTCACAACTCAGATTCGTGTCTAAAAACCGCTGAAGGAGATAATGATATGGAGTTAGAGAATCAAACTTCGATGTCAGAGACACTTCTTCAGCAACCCAATGCAAAATCGTTGGAGGCAGAACTATGCCCTGAAAAAGAAACGGACTTCGGGGATTGGATGATGGTAAAAAAACCACCACGACGTAAACCTGTAAGTAATACGGGTCAGAGGGAACCGAATTCGGAAAAGTCGATCTTTAATTTTGGCAAAAGCTCAAATCATACAGGTTCAAGATTCGGGATACTTTCTAATAATACGGAAATTCCCAAAATTACACCAAGTCAAAATAATATTCCCAATCCCTCTAATTACGCTGCTAATACCTCCAATATTTCAAAATCTACCAAAATCAAGCAAAGAGTATCCAATTTTAATAGGCAAGCaaataatcttgtcaatcacAAAAAATCCACCAAATCCTCCAATACAATTTCCATAATCAACAATAATATTCTTCCAATCAATAATACCGTATCTAAACCCAGTAACCCTAGTAATCCAACACCCGCTTTACAAGATATAACAAATATTCCTATCCACGCAAAAAAAATTAACCCTCCAGTAAAATCAAACACAGAGCAAAATATAGAGCGTCTTCTACAGGGACCCTGTACACAAACTTTGAACTGTACCTCCACCACCACACGAGATGGACCCCCACCCATACTTCTCTTATCTCGACCGCCCTCTTCCTTAGCCACGATATCTTCCACAACACCCGCAGCTCATAGTGATCCCCCCGATATCGAGCATACAAGTCTCGTTGACACCGGAGATGGAGGCTCCCTACATG from Silene latifolia isolate original U9 population chromosome 5, ASM4854445v1, whole genome shotgun sequence encodes the following:
- the LOC141655013 gene encoding F-box/kelch-repeat protein At1g57790-like, whose amino-acid sequence is MYVSFYRKIGRLLRKQEVYELIKEEQEEQIQNIINLEFQERVEDTDTQEPPSGTLLSELPLDILQSITKRMNLFDYMNFRLTCKRFHEVNPISQWRDYCRYPLFLFPKDSNGTYELLDPFENISRLITIPHISSNVLSSIEHYKDGWLLVRFGGRSLRYMYPFTFTPESWKYPPHILGSPRFGFSTCPTSSNCLTVGLCGLSTPCFDYSESPNGEWKFYDTEFNPEEDIAFQPNYKTGPKYHNNAFYFLGKEGCLGEFRSIQGEISWNVYKYPFTEDRDTLFDSCYLVELDGELVSVFIKATGRCLEMFKFDISNKCWIELDTLGDYILFLSTTSSYSLKAEKSEMANRIYLPRRKGNEIVFYSLDTRKYHTSGSADYGHDDLSGTKSQTSCCWIW